The Williamwhitmania sp. DNA window ATGGGTTGATGGTGTCAAAGGTGGAAAGGCCGTTTATCTGACCAACGGAGCCCACCTCGAGGTTCCTTATTCCACTGACTTCCTTCCTGCTAGCATGACCATCTCAGTATGGGTTAAGCTGGATAACCTAGGTTGGGAGAACAACATTATCGTTTCACAAAACTACTGGTGGGGTTATAAATTCCAAACCCAATCAGGCACAAAACCAATGATTACAGAGCGTATTGATGCCAACACCGTTCAGGATTTTGATGATGGCGATGGCGTGGTTGCTGCTGGTGTTTGGAGTCAACTTGTAGTTTCGCTGAATAGCACAACAAATACTTTGACGTTCTACATCAATGGTGTGAAGACTCAGACTTATACGGAAACAAATGGCGTAGGTCCATTGACTCAAACCCTTTCTTTTACTGATATCAACACCAATTATACCTACACAGCACAGCCATTTTTAATTGGCACTCTTGCAACTGATGATGAAATCGCAGCCCATCCTGATAATTTTAGCTGGATAACGACTGCCAACGTAGGCTGTTTTGAAGGTGCTATCGATGAATTAAGAATCTATAGCATTGCACTGACTGATGGACAAGTTTCGAAGTTGTACAATGACGAAAAACCGTAATTAGGTGATTAGGTTTATTTGTTAGGTTAATGGGTTAGGCTCAATTCTTTCTGCATCACATTTGGAAGGATATTGAGCCTTCCCTTTTATTTGACTCTTTGAAAACATTGGTGGAATACTAATTTCCTTATTGTTTTAGGAATAGGATCACAATTATCTGCATACTATGGTTCGCAATATCCTAATATTTATGCTATTATTCAACTCTTTAGTTGCCTCGGCTCAACGTGTGCAACGCTCAGCTCCGGTGCAATGGTGGCGCGAATCAGTTTTTTACCAGATTTACATGCCCTCCTATCAGGATAGCGATGGCGATGGATATAGCGATTTTACGGGAATGACTGCGAGGCTCGATTACCTTCAGTCGCTTGGTATTAAAGGGATTTGGCTTACCCCGTTTCTTAAATCGCCAAAAGTAGATAACGGTTATGATGTGGCCGACTACTATCAGATTGATACAATTTATGGCACTCTTAACGATTTCAAAATATTTCTGAATGCTGCCCACAAGAGAGGAATCAAGGTAATTATGGATATGGTGGTGAACCACACCTCCACAGACTGCCGCTGGTTCCAAGAGTCTAGAAAATCAAAGGATAATTCCTACCGCGATTACTATATTTGGCGCGATAAACCCAATAACTGGGAATCTTTTTTTGGCGGAGGCGCATGGCAGCTCGATAGCCTCTCCAACCAATATTACTACCACAAGTTTGACGTAAGAATGGCCGATCTCAACTGGTCGAACCCGAAAGT harbors:
- a CDS encoding LamG domain-containing protein, translating into WVDGVKGGKAVYLTNGAHLEVPYSTDFLPASMTISVWVKLDNLGWENNIIVSQNYWWGYKFQTQSGTKPMITERIDANTVQDFDDGDGVVAAGVWSQLVVSLNSTTNTLTFYINGVKTQTYTETNGVGPLTQTLSFTDINTNYTYTAQPFLIGTLATDDEIAAHPDNFSWITTANVGCFEGAIDELRIYSIALTDGQVSKLYNDEKP